The nucleotide sequence GTGCAAGTCTTCCGTGACGTAAGAAACCACAATATCGACGTTGAAAATGTTGAGTTTGCCACCAAGAAGTCGAATGTGGTACCGGTGGTGGAGCAGTTCAAGACCTTCTCCGTATACGAGGATAACTGCGACACCCAGGTGGCGCCACCTGGCAAGTCCCTGGCATCTCTAGCCGATAAAGAAAATCAATATGCCGTCAAGTTCGATGCGGGGCAAAAGGAGTGTGTGGAGTACGATCTGAACACCACGCCTATGTCCGTGACCGACGTCCTTTCGCCCATGTCCGTGGACCGCTCCATTCTCGGTGTCATCCAGACAAATGATAGCAGTGTCATTGGAACGGGTGCCACGCCAGGTGGACAACTCAAGGAGCTGCCGCCGCGTAACGATCGCCAGAGGTTCTTCGAAGTGGTCCAGTACCAGATGGACATACTCGAAAACTCCCGGGAAAGCGAGAAGAAACATCGCCCTAAACCACTATATATGCGCAGGCAGAAGGACATCAGTCACAATATGAGTAGGTagttaatacgggagctggctcactaggtaataaatcatgtcaaaaaaggaggtgggggtgaccctaattagtcacgcatggttgcacacaggtgttctaatgacctaattagcataattaagtcaaaaaggggggtgttgctgaccctagttagatgagcatggttgcacacaggtcacttaatgaggttagaaagtggtgtgtaggagtgtgagagagtggtgttttgatatgtcttgttttgtcttgtctttttctcacgctaaaggtgcgtgtgtgataggggtgttttgtcatgcgtgggattttgtggagtgcaatggttgcacacaggtgactatgttgcttctaacttgggttagaacgcgttatgcgtgggcgttttgttgagtcaattagggttgtaggtgacacctggcctgcgtgtgtgataggggtgttttgtcatgcgtaggattttgtggagtgcaatggttgcacacatatcactatgttgcttctaacttgggttagaaggcgttatgcgtgggcgttttgttgagtcaattagggttgtaggtgacacctggctacggtcttgtggtcaaaaggtgttggtttgagggatattagaccgcatacttttgtggtgtgaaacaagcgtgagttcggtaacctccccctctttagcgagcattagatgggaaagagagcgtaggagtgtaagaggggtgttggtggtttctaacaaaaacgttgtttttctatgcgtgggcgttttgttgattcaattagtgatagttttaatagggtagattcaattagggttgtaggtgacacctgttagtgtaacctgcctacggtcttgtggtcaaaatggtgactgtggtggtggtggttcctaacagaacaaaaccaaatgagatcgtttgtttagtcaaatacgtttttctttaatcatatttgaaaattttttctcatgcgcttacatgagagagaaaacggttaccttctaagttttcaaaaaatgtatgtgttaagaagaaatgtggaaagtagttcagttttagaaaactattcgttttacaaggggtgttttgtcatgcgtatgaatttgtaaaactatatttaggcggaggaggaggaggaagggaagttgttttgttatgcgtgggcgttttgttgattcaattagggttgtaggtgacatctgtctacggtcttgtggtcaaaaggtgttggtttgagggatattagaccgcatacttttgtggtgtgaaacaagcgtgagttcgataacctccccctctttagcgagcattagatgggaaagtgagcgtaggagtgtaagagggatggtggtggtggcggtgcttgtggtggtggttcctaacagaatatacacatttatacacaaaaacaaatgagatcgtttgtttagtcaaatacgtttttatttctatatattcgtcttaaattagtttacattgagtctttgaaataaatgaatgtatGTTTCCATCAATTTTAAGGCGTCTTCTTCTCTCTTTTCAACATGCATACACCTGCAAGTGTCAGGTCCAACTTTACAATCATCATATGCCCATGCACAGGATGATAGGTGTTCTCCATACTTCGAATGAATTAGTGGGGTGg is from Drosophila suzukii chromosome 3, CBGP_Dsuzu_IsoJpt1.0, whole genome shotgun sequence and encodes:
- the LOC139352842 gene encoding G2/mitotic-specific cyclin-A-like, whose product is MASFQIHQDMSNKENPGIKIPAGVKNAKQPLAVIGKSEKNALAPRANFAVFNGNNNVTRPSGKVQVFRDVRNHNIDVENVEFATKKSNVVPVVEQFKTFSVYEDNCDTQVAPPGKSLASLADKENQYAVKFDAGQKECVEYDLNTTPMSVTDVLSPMSVDRSILGVIQTNDSSVIGTGATPGGQLKELPPRNDRQRFFEVVQYQMDILENSRESEKKHRPKPLYMRRQKDISHNMSR